The DNA segment GTATACCGCAAACCGTGATATCAGCTACTACACCGTACATGAATCCTATGTCGCGACCATTCCTCTGGTGTTCTGCGAAGCGGAAAAGATGGATCCGAAAACCCAGTTCCTGAAAGTGATGATGATTGATGAGCCCGCGATCCTCGATCAGGCCATCGCCCGCATTCCGGCGGAAGTGAAAGAGAAGTATACCGTGCTGAAAAGTGCGCCGTACTTCCTCGAAATCCTCGATAAACGCGTCAATAAAGGCACGGGTGTGAAATCACTGGCTGATGCGCTGGGTATCAAACCGGAAGAGATTATGGCGATTGGCGATCAGGAAAATGACATTGCGATGATCGAGTATGCCGGGCTTGGGGTGGCGATGGATAACGCCATCCCCTCGGTGAAAGAGATTGCCAACTTTGTCACCAAATCAAATCTGGAAGATGGCGTTGCGTATGCCATTGAGCAGCACGTCCTGAAGTAATTCCTCTGGATGGTTTGCCATGACCCGCGTTGATCGCGGGTTTTTTTATCCCCGCAGTTTACTCCTCATAACATTTTTATTACCGATTGTCGTTTTTGTGATCTAAATTGTAGTACAACATAATTGTGTTGTACTACATTATGCGCAAGGCAACGGCGAATGACATCACGTTAGTACTACAAAAGTGAGGCGAATTTCAGCGATAACGGTAAAGTAGAGAGGACCATCCAGAGCATAAGGACTCTCCATGACTCTCAATAAAACCGATCGCATCGTGATCACACTGGGCAAACAGATTGTCAGCGGTAAGTACGTACCGGGTGCTGCGCTCCCTGCGGAAGCGGAGCTGTGTGAGGAGTTTGAAACCTCGCGCAACATCATTCGCGAAGTGTTCCGCTCGCTGATGGCAAAGCGGCTGATTGAAATGAAGCGTTATCGCGGCGCCTTTGTCACACCGCGGAATCAGTGGAATTACCTCGATACCGACGTGTTGCAATGGGTACTGGAAAACGACTACGACCCACGACTCATCAGCGCGATGAGCGAAGTCCGAAACCTGGTGGAACCCGCCATTGCCCGCTGGGCTGCGGAACGCGCAACGTCGAGTGATTTGGCTGAAATTGAATCGGCGCTCAATGACATGATCGCCAACAATCAGGATCGGGAAGCCTTTAATGAAGCGGATATCCGCTATCACGAGGCGGTATTGCAGTCGGTGCATAACCCGGTTTTACAACAGCTGAGCGTGGCAATCACTTCGCTTCAACGGGCGGTATTTGAACGGACCTGGATGGGCGATGAAGCCAACATGCCAAAAACGCTCCAGGAACATAAGGCGCTATTCGATGCGATACGGCATCAGGATAGCAATGCGGCAGAGCAGGCGGCCCTGACCATGATCGCCAGCTCGACACGAAGGTTGAAGGAAATCACATGACAGCTCGCTACATCGCAATTGACTGGGGATCGACCAATTTGCGCGCCTGGCTTTACCAGGGTGACAAATGCCTGGAAAGCAGGCAATCAGAAGCAGGCGTTACGCGTCTGAACGGTAAATCCCCCGAAGCGGTGTTAGCAGAGGTCACACAGCACTGGCGCGACAGCGCCACACCGGTGGTCATGGCCGGAATGGTCGGAAGCAACGTGGGCTGGAAGATTGCCCCGTATCTGCCGGTTCCTGCCTGTTTCTCTGCCATTGGCGAGCAATTAACCGCCGTTAGCGACAATGTCTGGATCATTCCTGGCTTGTGTGTTTCGCGTGATGATAACCACAATGTGATGCGCGGCGAAGAGACACAACTGCTCGGCGCGCGCACGCTTTCTCCTTCTTCTGTCTATGTCATGCCGGGGACGCACTGTAAATGGGTGCAGGCTGACGCTGAGCAAATTCACGATTTTCGTACCGTGATGACCGGCGAACTACACCATTTGCTACTGCAACACTCGCTGGTGGGCGCCGGTTTACCGGAACAGCAAGCCTCTTCAGACGCGTTTGCCGCCGGACTTGCGCGCGGGATCCACTCCCCTGCCGTTTTGCCACAACTTTTTGAGGTTCGTGCCTCGCACGTGCTGGGGCATCTCCCGCGCGAGCAGGTCAGCGAATTTCTCTCCGGCCTGTTGATTGGCGCAGAAGTTGCCAGTATGAGCGAACAATTCGCCGGGTCGCAGTCCATTACGATCGTCGCAGGTACCGCGCTGACGTCACGCTATCAGCAGGCGTTCCACGCCATGGGGCGTGACGTCTGTACGGTGTCCGGCGATACGGCATTTCAGGCAGGTATAAGGAGCATCGCCCATGCAGTGGCAAACTAATCTTCCGCTTATTGCGATTTTGCGCGGAATTACCCCCGAGGAGGCGCTCGCGCACGTTGGTGCGGTGATCGACGCCGGATTTGACGCGGTGGAGATCCCGCTTAACTCCCCCGAGTGGGAAAAGAGCATTCCGGCCGTAGTGGATGCGTTTGGTGATAAAGCGCTGATCGGTGCCGGGACGGTATTACAACCGGAGCAGGTGGATCGCCTGGCGAAGATGGGCTGTCGGCTCATTGTGACGCCAAATATCAATGCAGAGGTCATTCGTCGCGCGGTGGATTACGGCATGACGGTCTGTCCGGGATGCGCCACCGCCACAGAAGCCTTTACCGCGCTGGATGCTGGCGCGCAGGCGCTGAAAATTTTCCCGTCATCGGCCTTTGGACCGGATTACATCAAAGCGCTGAAAGCGGTATTGCCCGCCAACGTGCCGGTCTTCGCCGTGGGCGGGGTAACGCCAGACAACCTGGCGCAGTGGATGAACGCCGGGTGCGTGGGTGCGGGACTGGGCAGCGATCTGTATCGCGCCGGGCAGTCCGTAGCGCGCACCGCGCAGCAGGCGGCGGCATTTGTTAAGGCATATCGAGAGGCTGTGAAATGAAAATAACCAAACTCACCACGTACCGTTTACCTCCACGCTGGATGTTCCTGAAAATCGAAACCGACGAAGGCGTCGTTGGCTGGGGCGAGCCGGTGATTGAAGGTCGCGCGCGTACCGTCGAAGCGGCGGTACATGAACTGGGCGATTACCTGATTGGTCAGGATCCGGCGCGCATTAACGACCTGTGGCAGGTAATGTACCGCGCAGGTTTCTACCGCGGCGGCCCGATACTGATGAGCGCCATCGCCGGCATCGACCAGGCGTTGTGGGATATCAAAGGCAAAGTGCTGAATGCCCCGGTCTGGCAGTTGATGGGCGGCCTGGTGCGCGACAAAATCAAAGCCTACAGCTGGGTTGGCGGCGATCGTCCTGCGGAAGTGATCGACGGCATTAAACAACTGCGGAATATCGGCTTTGACACCTTTAAGCTCAACGGCTGCGAAGAGATGGGCGTGATTGATAATTCACGGGCGGT comes from the Citrobacter amalonaticus genome and includes:
- the yidA gene encoding sugar-phosphatase, producing the protein MAIKLIAIDMDGTLLLPDHTISPAVKRAIAAAREKGVNVVLTTGRPYAGVHSYLKELHMEQPGDYCITYNGALVQKAGDGSTVAQTALSYDDYRYLEKLSREVGSHFHALDRTTLYTANRDISYYTVHESYVATIPLVFCEAEKMDPKTQFLKVMMIDEPAILDQAIARIPAEVKEKYTVLKSAPYFLEILDKRVNKGTGVKSLADALGIKPEEIMAIGDQENDIAMIEYAGLGVAMDNAIPSVKEIANFVTKSNLEDGVAYAIEQHVLK
- the dgoR gene encoding D-galactonate utilization transcriptional regulator DgoR — translated: MTLNKTDRIVITLGKQIVSGKYVPGAALPAEAELCEEFETSRNIIREVFRSLMAKRLIEMKRYRGAFVTPRNQWNYLDTDVLQWVLENDYDPRLISAMSEVRNLVEPAIARWAAERATSSDLAEIESALNDMIANNQDREAFNEADIRYHEAVLQSVHNPVLQQLSVAITSLQRAVFERTWMGDEANMPKTLQEHKALFDAIRHQDSNAAEQAALTMIASSTRRLKEIT
- a CDS encoding 2-dehydro-3-deoxygalactonokinase, which codes for MTARYIAIDWGSTNLRAWLYQGDKCLESRQSEAGVTRLNGKSPEAVLAEVTQHWRDSATPVVMAGMVGSNVGWKIAPYLPVPACFSAIGEQLTAVSDNVWIIPGLCVSRDDNHNVMRGEETQLLGARTLSPSSVYVMPGTHCKWVQADAEQIHDFRTVMTGELHHLLLQHSLVGAGLPEQQASSDAFAAGLARGIHSPAVLPQLFEVRASHVLGHLPREQVSEFLSGLLIGAEVASMSEQFAGSQSITIVAGTALTSRYQQAFHAMGRDVCTVSGDTAFQAGIRSIAHAVAN
- a CDS encoding 2-dehydro-3-deoxy-6-phosphogalactonate aldolase, which gives rise to MQWQTNLPLIAILRGITPEEALAHVGAVIDAGFDAVEIPLNSPEWEKSIPAVVDAFGDKALIGAGTVLQPEQVDRLAKMGCRLIVTPNINAEVIRRAVDYGMTVCPGCATATEAFTALDAGAQALKIFPSSAFGPDYIKALKAVLPANVPVFAVGGVTPDNLAQWMNAGCVGAGLGSDLYRAGQSVARTAQQAAAFVKAYREAVK